One part of the Salvelinus fontinalis isolate EN_2023a chromosome 4, ASM2944872v1, whole genome shotgun sequence genome encodes these proteins:
- the LOC129853421 gene encoding olfactomedin-like protein 2A, producing MWRFTHLLACLLVVCKDVTAQSKIFGETEPVRMTSEGSDCRCKCIMRPLSKDACQRLRSGSVRVEDFYTVETVSSGSDCKCSCTAPPSSLNPCENEWKMEKLKKQAPELLKLHSMVDLLEGTLYSLDLMKVHSYINKVVSQMNTLEETIKTNLTRDNEFVRDSMITLTNQFKRYENYSNIMMSIKKQISSLGLQLLQKDQTETKAQDTNDEKTKDTVKNPNKKPPSSKPPPKPPKEKVVKPKKESTKPGKPVKPDPTAKAKVAGHQPGVVRGITYYKAAKVDGDEHGTSGKDNAAKTHTVHHVKETHSEDGGAEIVLETIEGTTAEPTTTKETATTTTTTTTSTTTTAATTASTTMPSTTTTTIVARVQRLDRPAPTIMLFLDNSDNNSRPILHRAGKILDCEGTLASIELPEKQHSYGRNEGAWMKDPLAKDSKIYVTNYYYGNNLVEFRNLDNFKQGRWSNLFKLPYNWIGTGHVVYNGAFYYNRAFTKNIIKYDLRMRYVAAWTLLHDVVYEDTTPWKWRGHSDIDFAVDESGLWVIYPSMDYDYSQQEVIVISKLDPGDLSMKKETTWRTGLKRNSYGNCFIICGVLYAVDVYNQKEGEVNYAYDTHTNSEAIPRLPFTNEYAYTTQIDYNPKEKVLYSWDNGHQLTYNIHFVDQ from the exons ATGTGGAGATTTACGCATTTATTAGCTTGCCTACTGGTGGTGTGTAAAGATGTCACTGCGCAGAGTAAG ATCTTCGGGGAGACGGAGCCGGTGCGGATGACGTCGGAGGGCTCAGACTGTCGCTGTAAGTGCATCATGAGGCCGCTGAGCAAGGATGCATGCCAGCGTCTGCGGAGTGGCAGTGTGCGCGTGGAGGACTTTTACACGGTGGAGACTGTCAGCTCTGGATCGGACTGCAAGTGTTCCTGCactgcccccccctcctccctcaatCCCTGTGAGAACGAGTGGAAGATGGAGAAGCTGAAGAAACAGGCCCCTGAACTGCTCAAG CTGCATTCCATGGTGGACCTACTGGAGGGGACGCTGTACAGTCTGGACCTCATGAAGGTTCACTCCTACATCAATAAGGTGGTCTCCCAGATGAACACACTAGAGGAG ACAATCAAGACCAACCTGACTCGGGACAATGAGTTCGTAAGGGACAGCATGATCACTCTAACTAACCAGTTTAAGAGGTATGAGAACTactccaacatcatgatgagcaTCAAGAAGCAGATCTCCAGTCTGGGCCTGCAGCTACTGCAGAAAGACCAAACAGAGACCAAAGCTCAG GACACCAATGATGAGAAAACCAAGGACACCGTAAAAAACCCTAACAAAAAGCCCCCTTCATCCAAGCCCCCTCCCAAGCCGCCCAAGGAAAAGGTCGTAAAACCTAAGAAAGAGAGCACCAAGCCTGGGAAACCTGTCAAGCCTGACCCCACAGCCAAGGCCAAGGTGGCAGGGCACCAGCCGGGGGTAGTGAGGGGCATCACCTACTACAAAGCAGCCAAGGTGGATGGGGACGAGCACGGCACAAGTGGTAAAG ACAACGCTGCCAAGACTCACACCGTCCACCACGTCAAAGAGACACACTCTGAGGACGGAGGTGCTGAAATTGTCCTGGAAACCATTGAGGGAACCACAGCTGAGCCAACAACTACCAAAGAAACtgctaccactaccacaaccaccaccacgaGCACGACAACAACGGCAGCAACAACAGCCAGTACTACAATGCcatccactaccaccaccaccattgtaGCAAGAGTTCAAAGGCTAGACAGACCAGCCCCCACCATCATGCTGTTCCTAGACAACTCTGACAACAACAGCCGGCCAATCCTGCACAGAGCAG GTAAAATCCTGGACTGTGAGGGGACACTGGCCTCTATTGAGCTCCCAGAGAAGCAGCACAGCTATGGGCGGAACGAAGGAGCCTGGATGAAGGATCCCCTGGCCAAGGACTCAAAGATCTACGTCACCAACTATTACTACGGCAACAACCTGGTGGAGTTCCGAAACCTGGACAACTTCAAACAAG GTCGCTGGAGCAACCTCTTCAAACTGCCTTACAACTGGATCGGCACGGGCCACGTGGTGTACAACGGAGCCTTCTACTACAACCGAGCTTTCACCAAGAACATCATCAAGTACGACCTGAGGATGCGCTACGTGGCCGCCTGGACCCTCCTGCATGATGTGGTTTATGAGGACACTACCCCTTGGAAGTGGAGAGGTCACTCGGACATTGACTTTGCCGTGGACGAGAGTGGGCTGTGGGTGATCTACCCTTCCATGGACTATGACTACTCTCAGCAGGAAGTGATTGTCATCAGTAAGCTGGACCCTGGGGATCTGTCCATGAAGAAGGAGACCACCTGGAGGACAGGCCTGAAGAGGAACTCCTACGGGAACTGCTTCATCATCTGTGGGGTGCTGTACGCTGTGGACGTCTATAACCAGAAGGAAGGGGAGGTGAACTATGCCTACGACACCCACACCAACTCAGAGGCTATCCCTCGTCTGCCCTTCACCAACGAGTACGCCTACACTACCCAGATAGACTACAACCCCAAGGAGAAGGTCTTGTATTCCTGGGACAATGGACACCAACTcacatataacatacactttgtTGACCAATGA